The sequence CAACAGAAAACGCCGATGGATTTTGTGGCTGATGTACGTCCTCGTGCACCAGCTTTGCTTCCGCGAGTGATTGCTAAATCGCCGCAGGCCACCTATTCCCACACTGGACAGGAAACACCCAGCCGTTGGCTGGGCTACCGAAGATCCAAGCGTACTCCCAACCTCGTCATTGCGGGCCCCGATTCTTAGAGGGGTGTGGCAATCTCATGTCTGACATATTCCCTATTTTCTCCTTCTCCCGAGAAATACAATCAGATATGTTTGGCGGGTGAATTCGTCCCCTTCAAGCCACATCACACGTCACACCGCTCGCGATATAACCCTGCTCACCGTGGGAGCCGTGGTCATAAGCCTCTCCCCTATCCTTGTGAAGGCCATCGGACAGAACGCACTCGGCCCGACTGCCATTGGTTTTTGGCGTACCCTCATTGGCGCCCTGGGTTTTTTGGTGTTATCTCTCGCCCTCAAAAAGCAACTCCGCCTTACACCCCGTGCGCTAAAATGGGCTCTCCTTGCCGGCTTCTTTTTTGCCGCCGATATCTTCTTTTGGCACCGAAGCATTATATACACCGGCGCGGGACTCGCAACAATTCTGGGAAACACCCAGGTTTTTGGCTCAGCAATCCTCAGCTATTTTCTGTTTAAGGAAAGATTGACGGTCAGATTCTTTGTTGCGGCGACTGCGGCTCTTCTGAGTGTGGCAATGTTAGTCGGAGTTTTCAGCAAAAATATCAATTTTGACGACCAATACATTCGCGGCATTGTTTTCGGTCTTATTACCGGTGTTGCATATGCGGCCTATATTGTGAGCCTAAAAAAGAGCGGCATGGATCGCAGCAAACCCGATACGCTTGTCTTCATGGGATACAGTTGTGTCGTCACGGCATTTTTTCTGGGGATAATCGCCGCATTTGAGCATTATCCGATGATACCTTCGAACATCTCAAGTTGGCTGTTGCTCTTCGCGCTGGGCGTTGTCGTCCAGATTTTCGGCTGGTGGGCAATAGCTCGAACCCTCAGTAAAATTGAAACCCATAGGGCTTCGCTTATTCTTCTTTTGCAGCCGACTTTGGCTACACTCTTCGGGGCCTTGATTTTCCATGAGCATCTTGACGGAATCCAATCCATAGGTGCCGCCATCACACTCACTGCAATTTACCTCGGCTCAGTCAGAAAATAGATCGTCACGTGGTGCAAAAAGTGAACAGATTTGCAAATTGTGGTCGGTTTAAGTCTCATTGTCCACTTTTTCTGGCTCGGTGACTTTCATACCTAAAGTATGCTTCTTCGGTCGACTTCTACGAAAAACGTCCCGACGCGATTTTCGGAGGCGTCTGGATCGGCACAAACCCATCCCTCAATCGTTCGCTGAGCTGGGCCCATACGCTTCCTGGTGGACTCAACGTCCCCCCGGATGTTGTCACACGAGCCAAGCTTTGGATCGACGGCTATGCCATTGACAATAGCGGAAATACGGTCAGCATTGGCGGCTCATGGGATTGGGATCCGCTGAATCGTACCTTCTTTGATAACACGACTTATAATCTCGCACTTGGGGCCACACCCGGCTTTTGGAACAATGGCTCGCTCGGAGTCTCCGTCTATGGGAACGAATGGTCACTTCGCATCGACCATGCGGTATTGATGATGGACTATACAAAAGGACGTGGTTCTAACGATGCCGATCCTGAACCCGCAACTTTTGCAATCTTCGGACTCGGCCTGCTTGGCGCCGGACTTATCAGCCGCAAGCGTTCTTTCTAAGATTTTTCTGAATTCCTTTTCAGACACCTCACCGGGCGTAATGAACGCCCGGTGTTTTTTTTGTATGCTAATTATTCCTGACTCGGATACAGTTTGGCTGGTATAAGGCCTGAGGGAATGAGCAAACTTTCTATTTGCCCTAAACAATACTTGAAGTATTATCTAACTATGCCTCGCTTGTTCTTTGTTCCACTTGTAAGTGCCAGTT comes from Candidatus Zixiibacteriota bacterium and encodes:
- a CDS encoding PEP-CTERM sorting domain-containing protein; this encodes MMDYTKGRGSNDADPEPATFAIFGLGLLGAGLISRKRSF
- a CDS encoding DMT family transporter; translation: MNSSPSSHITRHTARDITLLTVGAVVISLSPILVKAIGQNALGPTAIGFWRTLIGALGFLVLSLALKKQLRLTPRALKWALLAGFFFAADIFFWHRSIIYTGAGLATILGNTQVFGSAILSYFLFKERLTVRFFVAATAALLSVAMLVGVFSKNINFDDQYIRGIVFGLITGVAYAAYIVSLKKSGMDRSKPDTLVFMGYSCVVTAFFLGIIAAFEHYPMIPSNISSWLLLFALGVVVQIFGWWAIARTLSKIETHRASLILLLQPTLATLFGALIFHEHLDGIQSIGAAITLTAIYLGSVRK